A window of the Henckelia pumila isolate YLH828 chromosome 3, ASM3356847v2, whole genome shotgun sequence genome harbors these coding sequences:
- the LOC140888966 gene encoding zinc finger BED domain-containing protein RICESLEEPER 2-like yields the protein MSNPNTLSAQESSTTPVVGGAQPSTNDANETSKSKDVIELENNEDGEDGDDGPYGPKKRKRTSTVWTNFKEIVLPDGSLKVECIYCKRQMSYSKAGPTSHLLRHGKGCLQKKLSEKGQKNLKYELFNLLMKNASPHYQKISRATTKKDVISSYEIEKKKLLAELKDVNRCLVEWGLENKVWTVTVDNAAYNDVAVRMLKENLSYKNSLPLGGKLFHVRCCAHILNLLVQDGLSEIQNIISNVRESVKHISASESRINIFSDIAKQLQLSSKKLVMDCCTRWNATYCMLSTALEFKDIFPRYQQRDASYNSLPSEDDWEKVRVVCSFLEEFNEVTHIISGSKYPTSNLFLPELYNIKKLLNEKNVGEGSFMNDMRNKMKRKFDKYWGECNLLISIAAVLDPRNKMKLIEWCFPEIYSEVDAIENIITVRETLRSLYSEYVEAHKTNITENDVSSGTQKEISSGLSIVSGKGKGKVRTQFANYIKNVDSVEQVKSELEVYFEEGVVFCEDDDEFDALSWWKLNNLKFRILSRMACEVLSIPVTSVASESAFSAGGRVIDTYRANLGVETVQMLLCAEDWLRARYQIKRKEKENSGLKEIHFHLMTLSSTAISSQCSLSLRDFASKFPY from the exons ATGTCAAATCCAAACACATTATCTGCTCAAGAATCTAGCACAACTCCAGTGGTGGGAGGAGCTCAACCAAGTACAAATGATGCCAATGAAACTTCCAAAAGCAAGGATGTGATTGAACTTGAAAATAATGAAGATGGGGAAGATGGGGACGACGGTCCATATGGACCAAAGAAAAGGAAACGCACATCTACGGTATGGACTAATTTTAAAGAGATTGTTCTTCCAGATGGGTCGCTGAAGGTTGAATGTATTTATTGCAAACGTCAAATGTCATATTCTAAGGCTGGTCCTACATCACATTTACTTAGGCATGGTAAAGGTTGTTTGCAGAAGAAACTTAGTGAGAAAGGGCAGAAAAATCTAA AATATGAATTGTTCAACTTATTGATGAAAAATGCTAGTCCACATTATCAAAAGATCAGTCGTGCCACAACCAAAAAAGATGTTATCAGTTCTTATGAAATAGAGAAGAAAAAATTACTGGCAGAACTAAAGGATGTAAACAGG TGTTTGGTTGAATGGGGACTTGAAAACAAGGTGTGGACAGTCACAGTTGATAATGCTGCGTACAATGATGTAGCTGTTCGAATGCTCAAAGAGAATCTCTCTTACAAAAACAGTCTTCCTCTTGGTGGAAAATTGTTTCACGTCAGATGTTGTGCGCATATCTTGAATCTTTTGGTACAAGATGGACTTTCGGAGATCCAAAATATAATTTCCAATGTGCGTGAGAGTGTGAAACACATATCTGCCTCGGAGTCCCGTATTAATATTTTCAGTGACATTGCAAAGCAGTTGCAATTATCTTCAAAGAAACTAGTGATGGATTGTTGCACTAGGTGGAATGCGACATATTGCATGTTGTCTACTGCTCTAGAGTTCAAAGATATCTTTCCAAGATATCAACAAAGGGATGCTAGTTATAACTCTTTGCCAAGTGAGGATGATTGGGAGAAAGTTCGTGTCGTTTGTTCTTTTCTTGAAGAATTTAATGAAGTTACCCACATCATTTCAG GTTCAAAATATCCAACTTCGAATTTGTTTCTTCCTGAACTTTATAACATAAAAAAGCTGTTGAACGAGAAAAATGTGGGTGAAGGCAGTTTCATGAATGATATGAGAAATAAGATGAAGAGGAAATTCGATAAGTATTGGGGTGAGTGTAACTTGTTAATATCTATAGCAGCTGTATTAGATCCAAGGAATAAGATGAAGTTGATTGAATGGTGTTTTCCAGAGATATATTCTGAAGTTGATGCAATTGAGAACATCATTACAGTTCGTGAGACATTGCGTTCACTATATAGTGAATATGTTGAGGCTCACAAAACAAATATCACTGAAAATGATGTCTCAAGTGGTACTCAAAAAGAAATTTCTAGTGGTCTAAGTATTGTTAGTGGAAAAGGAAAGGGTAAAGTGAGGACTCAATTTGCAAACTATATTAAGAATGTTGATAGTGTGGAGCAAGTGAAATCTGAACTTGAAGTGTATTTTGAGGAAGGAGTTGTATTttgtgaagatgatgatgaattTGATGCATTGTCATGGTGGAAGTTGAACAACTTAAAGTTTAGGATTTTGTCAAGGATGGCGTGTGAGGTACTATCAATTCCAGTAACTTCTGTAGCTTCTGAATCAGCGTTCAGTGCGGGTGGTAGAGTGATTGATACATATCGTGCCAATTTGGGAGTAGAGACGGTTCAAATGTTGCTTTGTGCAGAAGATTGGTTACGTGCCCGCTACCAAAtcaagagaaaagaaaag GAAAATTCAGGACTTAAAGAGATTCATTTTCACTTAATGACATTATCATCAACTGCGATAAGCTCACAATGCTCATTGTCTTTGAGAG ATTTTGCTTCAAAGTTTCCATactga